The following proteins are co-located in the Synechococcus sp. PROS-U-1 genome:
- the proB gene encoding glutamate 5-kinase, whose translation MTLWVVKIGTSLLRGETAATIEGYARCFASAMDRGDQVVLVTSGAVGLGCQKLAFTNRPDTVVALQAAAAIGQGALMALYERAMARHGRSVAQVLLTRSDLADRRRYQNASGTLRQLLSWGVLPVINENDALSPAELRFGDNDTLSALVAAAVEAQQLILLTDVDRLYSSDPRVDANAEPISDVRHPRDLDQLEQGAGDGGRWGTGGMTTKLAAARIATASGITVQLADGRDPSRLDALLQGERGGTVFHPHPEPLGNRRSWLAHALRPEGELQLDAGACDALKHRGASLLLVGVTAVRGHFAANQPVQLLGPSGIDVGRGLCSMDSDQLRAAMHAASSGEPSPVVVHRDVLVLRGR comes from the coding sequence ATGACCCTGTGGGTCGTGAAAATCGGTACCAGCCTGCTCAGGGGTGAGACCGCAGCCACCATTGAGGGCTACGCGCGTTGCTTCGCATCGGCCATGGACCGCGGTGACCAGGTGGTGCTGGTTACCAGTGGTGCCGTCGGGCTGGGCTGCCAGAAGCTGGCCTTCACCAATCGCCCCGACACGGTGGTGGCCCTGCAGGCGGCGGCTGCCATCGGCCAGGGGGCGCTGATGGCGCTGTATGAACGGGCCATGGCCCGCCATGGTCGTTCCGTGGCCCAGGTGCTGCTGACTCGCTCCGACCTGGCCGATCGCCGTCGTTATCAGAACGCTTCGGGCACCCTGCGGCAGCTGCTGAGCTGGGGGGTGCTGCCGGTGATCAACGAGAACGATGCCCTTTCCCCGGCGGAGTTGCGCTTCGGCGACAACGACACCCTCTCGGCTTTGGTGGCCGCCGCCGTTGAAGCGCAGCAACTGATCTTGCTGACAGATGTTGATCGCCTGTACTCCTCGGATCCTCGGGTCGATGCAAACGCCGAGCCCATCTCAGATGTCCGCCATCCCCGGGACCTGGACCAGCTGGAACAGGGGGCGGGGGATGGTGGTCGCTGGGGCACCGGGGGCATGACGACCAAGCTGGCGGCAGCCCGCATCGCAACCGCCAGTGGCATCACGGTGCAGCTGGCCGACGGCCGTGATCCCTCTCGCTTGGACGCTTTGCTGCAGGGGGAACGGGGTGGAACGGTGTTCCATCCCCACCCTGAACCCCTGGGCAATCGACGCAGCTGGCTGGCCCATGCGCTCCGGCCTGAGGGTGAACTCCAGCTTGATGCGGGGGCCTGCGACGCTCTGAAGCACCGTGGTGCGTCTCTGCTGCTGGTTGGTGTGACGGCGGTGCGTGGACACTTCGCTGCCAACCAGCCCGTTCAGTTGCTGGGCCCCAGCGGCATTGACGTGGGCCGTGGCCTCTGCTCGATGGACAGCGACCAGCTTCGGGCTGCCATGCACGCCGCATCATCGGGTGAACCTTCTCCGGTGGTGGTGCATCGGGATGTTCTGGTGCTGCGCGGTCGTTAA
- a CDS encoding YqeG family HAD IIIA-type phosphatase encodes MAGLTGQHWLTPDWDPRLTIAQLSLPYLTAHGLRAAVIDVDRTLLPGRDVTLPEPVREWLVDAGRRMQLHLFSNNPSHGRIAAVADQLGVSFTSGAGKPRRGALRAVVRDLAVPPHAIAMIGDRLFTDVLCGNRMGLYTVLVRPVKDDGKACRHDRVQRFERALARWMGAPSA; translated from the coding sequence ATGGCCGGATTGACGGGACAGCACTGGTTGACACCCGACTGGGATCCACGGCTCACGATTGCCCAGCTTTCGCTTCCCTACCTCACGGCCCACGGTCTGCGGGCCGCTGTGATTGACGTCGACCGCACCCTTCTGCCCGGTCGTGATGTGACCCTGCCAGAGCCTGTTCGCGAGTGGTTGGTGGATGCTGGCCGTCGCATGCAACTGCATTTGTTCAGCAACAACCCGTCCCACGGTCGGATCGCTGCCGTGGCCGATCAGCTCGGGGTCAGCTTCACCTCCGGGGCTGGAAAACCGCGTCGTGGAGCACTGCGCGCTGTGGTTCGCGATCTCGCTGTGCCACCGCACGCGATTGCGATGATCGGTGACCGTCTGTTCACGGATGTGCTCTGCGGCAACCGGATGGGGCTCTACACGGTGTTGGTTCGACCCGTCAAGGATGACGGAAAGGCCTGTCGCCATGACCGTGTGCAGCGTTTTGAACGCGCTTTGGCGCGCTGGATGGGGGCGCCGTCAGCATGA
- a CDS encoding DUF3727 domain-containing protein, with protein MSESGPGKSSDHPTLLVRDREGHDLLCFLEHLIPLEGQDYALLSPVDTPVSLFRLNDEAEPVPITEVASSEPILSVADVVLQEHDLVLVRSAITLTVSGELDEPDQDELDELEEDDDVDEDAETFELLVSFMVESEEYGLYIPLDPFLVLVRMEDGQAVLLSDDELDRVQPLIEAELEEREWPD; from the coding sequence ATGTCTGAGTCGGGACCCGGAAAGAGCAGCGATCATCCGACCCTGCTGGTCCGTGATCGCGAGGGCCATGACCTGCTGTGTTTCCTGGAGCACCTGATCCCCCTCGAGGGGCAGGACTACGCCTTGCTTTCGCCGGTGGACACGCCGGTGTCGCTGTTTCGACTCAATGATGAGGCTGAGCCGGTGCCGATCACGGAAGTTGCCAGCAGTGAGCCGATTCTGTCGGTGGCTGATGTTGTGCTTCAGGAGCACGACTTGGTCTTGGTGCGATCGGCGATCACCCTCACGGTGAGTGGTGAATTGGATGAGCCGGATCAGGATGAGCTCGATGAGCTGGAAGAGGACGACGATGTCGACGAGGACGCCGAGACTTTTGAGCTCCTGGTGAGCTTCATGGTCGAGTCGGAGGAATACGGGCTCTATATCCCCCTTGACCCGTTCCTCGTTTTGGTGCGGATGGAGGATGGCCAGGCGGTGCTGCTGAGCGACGATGAGTTGGATCGTGTTCAACCTTTGATTGAGGCGGAACTGGAGGAGCGTGAATGGCCGGATTGA
- the ruvX gene encoding Holliday junction resolvase RuvX — protein sequence MRPRPCSILSLDVGRKRIGLAGCDPLGISVTPLSALRRGRFDADLVVLRAHCSARSVQGLVVGLPLDASGQPTAQAEHCQRYGLRLADALELPLAWVNEHSSTWAAGEQFGLTGDRSGRLDSAAAALLLEQWLVEGPELKPAQRSASRSGVRAADGGS from the coding sequence ATGCGGCCGCGACCCTGTTCGATCCTCAGCCTGGATGTCGGTCGGAAGCGCATTGGTCTTGCTGGCTGCGATCCCCTTGGCATCAGCGTGACGCCTCTCTCGGCCTTGCGTCGTGGTCGTTTTGATGCCGATCTAGTCGTTCTCCGTGCCCATTGCAGTGCACGTTCGGTGCAGGGCCTCGTGGTTGGCTTGCCCCTGGATGCCTCGGGCCAGCCCACGGCTCAGGCGGAACACTGCCAGCGCTACGGCCTGCGTCTGGCCGATGCCCTTGAGCTTCCCCTGGCGTGGGTGAATGAGCACAGCAGCACCTGGGCGGCCGGTGAGCAATTCGGGCTGACGGGGGACCGCAGCGGGCGTCTGGACAGCGCAGCTGCTGCGTTGCTGCTGGAGCAGTGGCTTGTCGAGGGGCCGGAGCTCAAACCGGCCCAGAGGAGTGCTTCAAGGTCGGGCGTCCGGGCTGCCGATGGTGGATCCTGA
- a CDS encoding F420-0:Gamma-glutamyl ligase: protein MSLLFAPLGLGLGVAWLELRHRLRPASPLRMTPQDWRVDDLGGRLRIEGVLEISNPHPRMEVFVPELRVEPVLLGSSDTAGLEVKTRIIADHPDEETRADGYWAAYIVKGRKSTRARVSIEITGSSPSARVDSLWVDAHWVNYGPFGRTQRRQGVLVPLRRPQPLQPDQAHFTQGEGCRVLPLRTHLLGPLDDAIAVLRTYAADLIQPGDILTIGETPVAVIQGRYRHPSEVEPGMVARLACRVFHPTSSLATACGMQTLIDLVGPTRVLAAWLGGLLMKLVGVPGGFYRLAGDQARLIDDITGTTPPYDQTIVLGPSRAEQFCRDASAELGVDVAIVDVNDLGRVKVLASSPGCDEELLGRALRPNPAGNANERTPLVLVRPGLE, encoded by the coding sequence GTGTCGCTGTTGTTTGCTCCGCTGGGCCTTGGACTGGGTGTGGCCTGGCTGGAGCTCCGCCATCGCCTTCGGCCAGCGTCGCCGCTGCGGATGACTCCCCAGGATTGGCGCGTGGATGACCTGGGGGGGCGCCTCCGCATCGAAGGTGTGCTGGAGATCAGCAACCCCCACCCCCGGATGGAGGTCTTTGTGCCGGAACTGCGGGTCGAACCCGTGCTTCTTGGCTCGTCCGACACCGCTGGCCTGGAGGTGAAAACGCGGATCATTGCTGATCATCCCGATGAGGAGACCCGGGCGGATGGCTACTGGGCGGCTTACATCGTCAAGGGACGCAAGAGCACGCGCGCCCGAGTTTCGATCGAGATCACCGGTTCATCCCCCTCAGCTCGGGTCGACAGCCTTTGGGTCGATGCGCACTGGGTGAATTACGGACCCTTCGGTCGCACGCAGCGCCGTCAGGGTGTGCTGGTTCCTCTTCGGCGTCCACAGCCGCTGCAGCCCGATCAAGCCCACTTCACGCAAGGGGAGGGTTGCCGTGTGCTGCCGCTTCGAACCCACTTGCTCGGACCCTTGGACGATGCCATTGCGGTCTTGCGCACCTATGCCGCTGACTTGATCCAGCCCGGCGACATTCTCACCATCGGCGAGACCCCCGTTGCTGTGATCCAGGGGCGCTACCGCCACCCCAGTGAAGTCGAGCCAGGGATGGTTGCGCGTCTGGCCTGCCGTGTGTTCCACCCCACCAGCAGCCTGGCAACCGCCTGCGGCATGCAGACCTTGATTGATCTGGTCGGGCCGACCCGCGTTCTTGCCGCCTGGCTGGGGGGACTGTTGATGAAGCTGGTTGGCGTCCCCGGAGGTTTTTATCGCCTCGCCGGTGATCAGGCCCGTTTGATCGACGACATCACAGGAACAACACCGCCCTACGACCAGACCATTGTTCTGGGTCCATCCCGTGCCGAGCAGTTCTGTCGTGACGCCTCTGCCGAACTCGGGGTTGACGTCGCCATCGTGGATGTCAACGACCTCGGCCGCGTGAAGGTTCTGGCCTCCAGCCCTGGTTGTGATGAGGAATTGCTGGGGAGGGCCCTCCGCCCCAATCCAGCTGGCAATGCCAACGAGCGCACCCCCCTGGTGTTGGTGCGGCCAGGGCTGGAATGA
- a CDS encoding thylakoid membrane photosystem I accumulation factor — protein sequence MAIRCFGSMLALVRCLITVSIALLLYVAPAGAVLNSDSYDGNIYALYAGNGSLVPPANTLEDSLAEGRTAVIIYYLDDSSVSKRFAPVVSELQRLWGRSIDLLPLTTDPLQGREALGAGDPATYWSGAIPQVVVIGSDGRVVFDQSGQVPLAVINDAISTSTGLPAPDLGRIDQEGSFNEVNIEVTAN from the coding sequence ATGGCGATCCGCTGCTTCGGCTCGATGCTTGCTTTGGTGCGCTGTTTGATCACCGTGTCGATCGCGCTTCTGCTCTATGTCGCCCCAGCGGGCGCTGTGTTGAACAGCGATAGCTACGACGGCAACATCTATGCCCTCTATGCCGGCAACGGCTCTTTGGTTCCTCCCGCCAACACCCTGGAGGACTCCCTCGCTGAGGGACGCACTGCAGTGATCATCTATTACCTGGACGACAGTTCCGTCAGCAAACGTTTCGCTCCAGTGGTGTCGGAGTTGCAACGGCTTTGGGGCCGCAGCATCGATTTGCTGCCTCTCACGACCGATCCACTCCAGGGACGAGAAGCACTCGGGGCTGGTGACCCTGCCACCTACTGGTCAGGAGCCATTCCTCAGGTGGTCGTGATTGGATCGGATGGCAGGGTTGTCTTCGATCAGAGCGGCCAGGTTCCTCTGGCGGTGATCAACGACGCCATCAGCACCTCCACAGGCCTTCCGGCTCCTGATTTGGGGCGGATTGATCAGGAAGGCAGTTTCAACGAAGTGAACATTGAAGTCACGGCGAACTAA
- a CDS encoding DUF3685 domain-containing protein, translating to MLLLAPDLLGESLALKLTSARDDWEVLLRPDRLKGSPALVIWSIDRVASLAAIQQELFALQERWQPAPVLLLLPSEIRLSREQLLGLPAAGLLQNADWQSLQNAIETLLQGGRDIRLEAPSEAASQDQTMGLGQWLLVSGLQQVSRDLQLVEAMLNPPPEQPLLFALLQGRRRELQFAKGLLLWLWGPLQLGLEDAEPLKPTAPPSPGSPSTTAISLRERNAIAVWDAIRDRIDDSVQAGLTNSTGRLLAIEGLHPERRRELLLALLQQLDQVLQRLRTRQDGTAMAQAWNALQPELRQQALTALAGSYVQIPCNGDLQPVVASLLGRADLTGEDGELPDPTGMLAPLVADQPMLVNGLLLPADDPRAFLQLETLVSNWLVRTAELIGAELLDACGDWPELRRYLLRDPLLATRELDRLRNRLNTQLRWADWVERPIQLYESQRTLYQLRAGRIEPLLLTEPRDNELNQLGWWQRQVALLLEARDALAPQVQAVVRRIGDLAVILLTQVLGRAIGLVGRGIAQGMGRSLGRS from the coding sequence ATGTTGCTGCTCGCTCCGGATCTGCTCGGAGAGTCGTTGGCGCTGAAACTCACGTCCGCCCGCGACGATTGGGAGGTGCTTCTTCGCCCTGATCGGTTGAAGGGTTCTCCGGCTCTGGTGATCTGGTCGATCGATCGCGTCGCTTCGTTGGCGGCGATTCAGCAGGAGCTTTTCGCGTTGCAGGAGCGTTGGCAACCTGCTCCGGTCCTGCTGCTGCTCCCCAGCGAGATCCGCTTGTCGCGGGAGCAGCTGCTGGGTTTGCCAGCGGCTGGCTTGCTGCAAAATGCTGATTGGCAAAGCCTGCAGAACGCCATTGAAACCCTCCTGCAGGGGGGGCGGGACATCCGTCTGGAGGCTCCCTCGGAGGCCGCGAGCCAAGACCAGACCATGGGCTTGGGGCAATGGCTTTTGGTCAGTGGGTTGCAGCAGGTGAGTCGCGATCTCCAGCTGGTAGAAGCCATGCTGAATCCGCCGCCGGAGCAGCCGTTGCTCTTCGCTCTGCTGCAGGGTCGTCGCCGCGAACTTCAGTTCGCCAAAGGGTTGCTGCTCTGGCTCTGGGGGCCACTCCAACTGGGTCTCGAGGATGCAGAACCCCTGAAGCCCACTGCGCCTCCTTCCCCTGGGTCACCAAGCACCACGGCGATCAGTCTCAGAGAACGCAATGCCATTGCTGTTTGGGATGCCATCCGCGACCGCATTGATGACTCGGTTCAGGCTGGACTAACCAATTCCACCGGCCGTCTTCTAGCGATTGAGGGCTTGCACCCGGAGCGCCGCCGGGAGTTGCTTCTGGCCTTGTTGCAACAGCTCGACCAGGTCTTGCAACGCCTGCGTACCCGCCAGGACGGAACGGCGATGGCGCAGGCATGGAATGCTCTGCAGCCCGAGTTACGGCAGCAGGCACTGACTGCGCTGGCGGGCAGCTATGTCCAGATCCCCTGCAATGGTGACCTGCAGCCGGTCGTGGCTTCATTGCTGGGGCGCGCTGATCTCACCGGTGAGGATGGAGAGCTTCCGGATCCAACGGGAATGCTGGCTCCCTTGGTGGCGGATCAGCCGATGCTGGTGAACGGCTTGCTGTTGCCGGCCGATGACCCCAGGGCGTTCCTGCAATTGGAAACCTTGGTCAGCAATTGGCTGGTCAGAACGGCTGAACTGATTGGTGCAGAACTTCTTGATGCTTGTGGTGACTGGCCTGAGCTGCGTCGTTATCTCCTGCGGGATCCCCTCCTGGCGACCCGGGAACTCGATCGCCTGAGAAACCGTTTGAACACCCAGCTGCGTTGGGCCGACTGGGTTGAGCGTCCAATCCAGCTTTATGAGAGTCAGCGCACCTTGTATCAGTTGCGAGCTGGTCGCATCGAACCGCTGCTGCTGACGGAGCCCCGGGACAACGAGTTGAACCAGCTCGGTTGGTGGCAGCGGCAGGTGGCGTTGCTGTTGGAAGCCAGAGATGCCCTTGCACCCCAGGTGCAGGCCGTGGTCCGTCGCATTGGCGATCTTGCCGTCATCCTGCTGACCCAGGTGCTCGGCAGGGCCATCGGTCTGGTTGGTCGTGGCATTGCCCAGGGAATGGGTCGCAGCCTCGGCCGCAGTTAG
- the hisA gene encoding 1-(5-phosphoribosyl)-5-[(5-phosphoribosylamino)methylideneamino]imidazole-4-carboxamide isomerase produces MEIIPAIDLLDGACVRLHQGDYDQVTRFSEDPVAQALSWQSQGASRLHLVDLDGAKRGEPVNDAAVRAITEALDIPVQLGGGVRSLERAEDLIACGLDRVILGTVAIEQPALVQELAQRHPGRIVVGIDANDGRVATRGWIEQSDVLATDLAQQFSAAGIAAIITTDIATDGTLAGPNLDALRTMAQCSAVPVIASGGIGCMADLLALLPLEPLGVSGVIVGRALYDGRVVLSEAIAAIGAARLQDVTTVAADIA; encoded by the coding sequence ATGGAGATCATTCCCGCCATTGATTTGCTCGATGGAGCCTGCGTCAGGCTTCATCAGGGGGATTACGACCAGGTCACCCGCTTTAGTGAAGATCCCGTCGCTCAGGCCCTCAGCTGGCAAAGCCAAGGGGCGAGCCGGTTGCATCTGGTGGATCTCGATGGTGCCAAACGTGGCGAGCCGGTGAACGACGCTGCGGTGCGGGCCATTACCGAAGCCCTCGACATTCCTGTTCAGCTTGGAGGTGGTGTCCGCTCGCTCGAACGTGCGGAGGACTTAATCGCCTGTGGCTTGGATCGGGTCATCCTTGGCACGGTGGCTATTGAACAGCCGGCTCTGGTGCAGGAGTTGGCCCAACGCCATCCCGGTCGAATCGTTGTGGGAATTGATGCCAACGATGGCCGGGTGGCGACCCGGGGTTGGATCGAGCAGAGCGATGTTCTGGCAACGGATCTGGCCCAGCAGTTCAGTGCTGCCGGAATTGCGGCGATCATCACCACCGACATCGCCACCGATGGAACCCTTGCCGGCCCCAATCTGGATGCCTTGAGGACCATGGCGCAATGCAGCGCTGTTCCTGTGATTGCCTCAGGTGGCATCGGTTGCATGGCTGACCTTCTGGCGCTTTTGCCGCTGGAACCCCTCGGTGTTTCAGGGGTGATCGTGGGCAGAGCGTTGTACGACGGTCGTGTTGTCCTGAGCGAAGCCATCGCTGCAATCGGTGCGGCAAGGCTTCAGGACGTCACCACCGTGGCTGCAGACATCGCCTGA
- a CDS encoding NAD-dependent epimerase/dehydratase family protein → MKILVMGGTRFVGKPLVARLQAQGHALTLFTRGKNAVPAGVEHLCGDRSSDDGLSALQGRSFDVIVDSSGRKQEDSSRVVAITGAPSHRFVYVSSAGVYADSEQWPLDESSPTDPQSRHAGKAETEAWLRHEGIAFTSFRPTYIYGPGNYNPVERWFFDRIVHNRPIPLPGDGSTITQLGHVEDLAEAMARCIEVDAAANRIYNCSGKQGITFKGLIRAAAVACDRDPDSLELRSFNPSDLDPKARKAFPLRLNHFLTDITRVERELAWQPSFDLAKGLADSYTNDYALNPTAAPDFSADVALIGE, encoded by the coding sequence ATGAAGATCCTGGTGATGGGGGGAACCCGCTTCGTGGGCAAGCCCCTGGTGGCCCGTCTACAGGCCCAGGGCCATGCACTCACCCTGTTCACCCGCGGCAAGAACGCTGTACCCGCGGGTGTGGAACACCTCTGTGGCGATCGCAGCAGCGATGACGGTCTGAGCGCGCTGCAGGGCCGAAGCTTCGATGTGATCGTCGACAGTTCCGGACGCAAACAAGAGGACAGCAGCCGGGTGGTGGCCATCACCGGGGCCCCCAGCCATCGCTTTGTCTATGTGAGTTCGGCCGGGGTCTATGCCGACTCAGAGCAGTGGCCCCTGGATGAATCCAGCCCCACCGACCCACAGAGCCGTCATGCCGGCAAGGCCGAGACCGAAGCGTGGCTACGGCATGAAGGCATTGCTTTCACCAGCTTCCGGCCGACCTACATCTATGGCCCTGGCAACTACAACCCCGTCGAGCGCTGGTTTTTCGATCGCATCGTTCACAACCGACCGATTCCGCTCCCCGGCGACGGCAGCACCATCACCCAACTGGGCCATGTGGAGGATCTGGCTGAAGCGATGGCCCGTTGCATCGAGGTGGATGCTGCAGCCAACCGCATCTACAACTGCTCCGGGAAACAGGGCATCACCTTCAAGGGACTGATCCGCGCAGCTGCAGTGGCTTGCGATCGCGATCCTGACAGCCTTGAGCTGCGCAGCTTCAACCCCAGTGATCTCGACCCCAAGGCCCGCAAAGCCTTCCCTCTGCGGCTCAATCACTTCCTCACCGACATCACCCGGGTGGAACGCGAACTGGCCTGGCAGCCCAGCTTCGACCTGGCCAAAGGCCTGGCCGACAGCTACACCAACGACTACGCCCTGAACCCAACCGCTGCGCCGGACTTCAGTGCTGACGTGGCGCTGATCGGGGAGTGA
- a CDS encoding CDP-alcohol phosphatidyltransferase family protein, producing the protein MSLPLRSIANGLTVARAVAGLPLVIALQLGWQGWAWWLLLLAGLSDAADGWLARRAGGGSSWGARLDPLTDKVLIAAPLLWLASSAVLPLWAIWLLLARELMISGWRAEASDGAPASLSGKAKTILQFVSLLLMLWPSVWIGSPGLQSLGWWLFWPSLALALSSALGYITPRSAPRQH; encoded by the coding sequence TTGTCTCTGCCTTTGCGCTCGATCGCCAACGGACTCACCGTGGCGCGAGCGGTTGCCGGTCTACCTCTCGTCATCGCGTTGCAGCTGGGCTGGCAGGGCTGGGCCTGGTGGTTGCTGCTGTTGGCCGGTCTCAGTGATGCAGCAGATGGCTGGTTGGCGCGCCGTGCCGGTGGCGGAAGCAGCTGGGGAGCGCGTCTGGACCCCCTGACCGACAAGGTGCTGATCGCGGCACCGTTGCTCTGGCTGGCGTCGTCTGCTGTGCTCCCGCTCTGGGCCATCTGGTTGCTGCTCGCCCGTGAATTGATGATTTCGGGATGGCGGGCCGAGGCCAGTGATGGGGCGCCGGCGTCGTTGTCGGGAAAAGCCAAGACGATCCTGCAGTTCGTCAGCTTGCTGTTGATGCTCTGGCCGTCCGTCTGGATCGGTTCTCCCGGGCTGCAGAGCCTGGGCTGGTGGCTGTTCTGGCCCTCCCTCGCCCTGGCTCTGAGTTCAGCTCTGGGTTACATCACTCCCCGATCAGCGCCACGTCAGCACTGA
- a CDS encoding CBS domain-containing protein — MVLQLTVADVMTQPVLTVTPDTPLQQAVQMISDHHVSGLPVVDPEGRLIGELTEQDLMVRESGVDAGPYVMLLDSVIYLRNPLNWDKQVHQVLGTNVSDLMRKDSHSCGTDLPLPKAASQLHERGTQRLFVLDGNQCPVGVITRGDVVRALASHQDG, encoded by the coding sequence ATGGTCCTGCAGCTCACGGTGGCTGATGTGATGACCCAACCCGTTCTGACGGTCACGCCGGACACCCCGTTGCAGCAAGCCGTCCAGATGATCAGCGACCACCACGTCAGCGGCTTGCCGGTGGTGGATCCCGAAGGGCGTCTGATCGGCGAACTGACGGAACAGGATCTGATGGTGCGGGAGAGCGGTGTTGATGCCGGCCCCTACGTGATGCTGCTGGACAGCGTGATCTACCTGCGCAATCCCTTGAACTGGGACAAGCAGGTGCACCAGGTGCTCGGCACCAACGTGAGCGATCTCATGCGCAAGGATTCCCACAGTTGTGGCACGGATCTACCGCTCCCCAAGGCGGCATCCCAGCTGCATGAACGGGGAACGCAGCGCCTGTTCGTTCTCGACGGGAACCAATGTCCCGTCGGCGTGATCACCCGAGGAGATGTGGTGCGCGCCCTCGCCTCCCATCAAGACGGCTGA
- a CDS encoding L,D-transpeptidase, with the protein MQLRSLLLTAALGLGAMAAVPAQAETTIQISLKSRYLTLLDDGKVIGKYPVAIGAPESPTPAGSYAVTKMDPQPVYHKKGKVIAPGPKNPVGVRYVAYVQIGTGEYAIHGTAWPNWVKMRAAVSLGCIRMLNTDVIQVYNRIKVGTPVVVTSN; encoded by the coding sequence ATGCAGCTTCGTTCACTCCTCTTGACGGCGGCGTTGGGCCTGGGCGCAATGGCCGCGGTTCCGGCGCAAGCCGAAACCACCATTCAGATCAGCCTCAAGAGCAGATATCTCACCCTCCTCGATGACGGAAAGGTGATTGGGAAGTACCCGGTTGCCATCGGCGCACCGGAATCACCGACGCCAGCGGGCAGCTACGCCGTGACAAAAATGGATCCCCAGCCCGTGTATCACAAGAAGGGCAAGGTGATCGCGCCTGGCCCGAAGAATCCCGTCGGGGTGCGCTATGTGGCCTACGTGCAGATCGGAACAGGCGAGTACGCCATCCACGGAACGGCCTGGCCCAACTGGGTGAAGATGCGAGCAGCTGTGAGCCTTGGCTGCATCCGCATGCTGAACACCGACGTGATTCAGGTGTACAACCGCATCAAGGTGGGCACACCGGTGGTCGTCACCAGCAACTGA